From the genome of Alosa sapidissima isolate fAloSap1 chromosome 14, fAloSap1.pri, whole genome shotgun sequence, one region includes:
- the map1aa gene encoding microtubule-associated protein 1A isoform X1, whose protein sequence is MKANGTWHGEHMVLKPVISTRVLTVSSPNSQSAQGLRENGNQQVENSQRGQRILQYKSDVLETVVLVNPTEDTTASEIRSLLTDSAGQKLLVLSGQASDQAGDVILQSGVFTCKHFSDIIADPEVKGLLSKWAPEQKASLTVSCQGEGGWSSLGLIEEKSFREVLDYRLNPDTTLPEMEGVTEFTEYISETVDVPSPFELLEPPTSGGFLKLSKPCCYIFPGGRGDSALFAVNGFNILIDGGSDRRSCFWKLVRHLDRIDSVLLTHIGADNLPGINGLFQRKIAEQQEEDQSQGVNGYGDWIKNLISPELGIVFFNVPEKLRSPESTLKVKRSIEEASLTLQYLSKLGIKPEPLSRGVSNTIEPVTLFHKLGVGKLDMYVLNPVKDSKEMQFFMQKWAGNSKAKTGIVMPNGKEGEVSVPYLTSVSALVVWIPASPTEKIVRVLFPGNAPQNKIFEGLEKLKHLDFLRYPVATQKEMSSGAPPPVIKQTKMKLRTDSKESLKSSPKPKASKKETNGLDDAESKSDSVKESKVEKKEVKKIKESVNASKPPKAKENTTKIAEVAKPEKKKPLKEKSLKKHINERASKMDEKKDKEKKEIKKEKRVKKEDTVKKEEKKETKAKEEKKKETSGKPELKKITKPDLKPFTPEVRKTLNKAKAQGKPKTDKNKAAKESAEKKVPSRQPSKELLEDRSLLSSPEDLTKDFEALKQEMDKEPMKTAQVSSVAGLVGDKVLQTVPPAFSDTKVPQIVSPDEGITTTDVETESPHEEKKPLKEEKIQPQGKFSEKYEDEDAASEDDEDEEYNMDTIKRKPLAAKGYEEKDKKWQDVKDTKEDVKMKSKKSESEEEEDVIEKAELEEAEDLVCEDELKYKTDEAKKEKTGKDWDDKPLESKAAKTTSASEHISFIQDETIPGYSETEQTISDEEIHDDLEDRIPHLRYDVGSYDISVPDEPGSFDTIHGMKEMKASAMSGMSALSAKGYIGAQESTLAYASNVIISAPLAEEEHISSATSITECDKLSSFATSITEDQSIASVTAPQTEETCRSSLLLDTVNSIPFSIRTDATQGKEYLHSAGTISPTSSLEEDKCFKSPPSEEYQPIVPEMEAGHKTIPKAHEEEDDDDEDEDQTPNADISLSKLHEGYASSSFLQDKDKDFKKSPTAVLPPSLSSLSSFPPKAQEVKPVSVSKDETKSDSTEKSFSPSPYFSGAFDRSAGSESEGPDDSTARIASPTLSGPTSSGYSPTEDKAPKSVTGEKKDEPKIDSYKFDQFESDLDKKTVTSSQGKDSELMERGFSSDRATFDESEEEEDSEDDYFAKQDKEKEILGKSSFDKEREGTFLDDEYSCEPKSLKDEKQFEKEGTEKKDKGDAAWDKKPIAQFQHSDEDDDEDEDKPLDVLRSGVTVSELSSETSKFDTMSNKFGRTETSEKQEHSSVGFKESERSVHFDQLSLAEREHRKKEFAETRQDTPYVDGKSFTYSDIYDSRSSSSDSYCYGSENQKDQKDKFDKADTKETQKTESFLSMGTEKKADKDAPLSSLAEPDLKTTSTLSDFSAMSVGLPTNTASKTEKEPVQKTVQISSPFSDHSTIGSSFTGKSLSYHEKEAALERDVIRSVYGEGDDDDDDDDDDDDDDDDDGDEKYKYNYTFDKESKAKSEKESKNPFDFVPSSKLPDVKDVKGSTHERDFETIAGKNTASGPFGFSDSTKGTEDLSQFGKGDAPSPFSSSQTSVGPTGFSSGFDYSYGGEKESLLLSQQGDKDKKDTQDQSYLPLSMKATEDKYYKDQDKDQDFDKQKTPDLLGKKSGDSVSLGFSYTTTATAYSSSSSYSHSSSASASLNTSRQFGEELETPASAGFEYSSFKDEHSLVMDSPFSSSSGLVKDEYLEVSEKLTPATTTAESTSSLARFSPLSPFEENKPFPPQSTASADDKKLSASSAGAMSAPQAACFYKPEWSDDSKSRELGASGPYSQFSQTAGKDPIKDLYGVPPKAHSELSEKQYYEDTESESEEEDYVCETKLKSPCQRSPFDTHITESREGVLSSLSEKKVTSPSGKALPDVLTSYGSSSTKPDTSNELTKVATSSPNPFGLASGMMSSQAKAEPRGAEMDVSKVRSPFEWELQQQRGIYPGASPPHYRHEDEYEEEEEMEPEHPPRPLSLASADQTFHSAYYTEDSGKHDDDSDQPPDVCMGASSYSSTKKSPGYSASEFKQRKGDISPSFINPSLQHFGSDEDEDSDRSQEGIDQQHPSGKGRSQSHHSYGHNRDMFGAMAAGIAAEETPPTSVSESLPSQSDSDVPPGTEECPSSEAREANVDSDEDADFLPVDKSSDMAFGGGGYYSSSRSSGKTHDPPPAPMMDPAPHPPHPDVCMVDPEALNLDQNLTEKQQLKKDLKAKSPKKSLGKPKSGSPAGRRKRSPTPAKQTSKDSSPRSTSLKKKDVEKSSRMSRTSDGQGSKEDDMSRSSYNPAKGLVNGVKSSTGSNFSKSSSCGSPIYVDLAYIPNHCSAKNVDQEFFKRVRSAYYVVSGNDPGSEEPSRRVLDALLDGKAQWGSNLQVTLIPTHDTEVMRDWYQQTHERQQELNIMVLASSSTVVMQDESFAACKIEF, encoded by the exons ATGAAGGCCAACGGAACGTGGCATGGTGAACACATGGTCCTAAAGCCTGTCATTTCAACCAGGGTTTTGACAGTGTCATCTCCGAACAGCCAGTCAGCCCAAGGCTTGAGAGAGAATGGAAATCAGCAAGTGGAAAATTCTCAAAGAG GACAAAGAATACTACAATACAAGAGTGATGTTCTTGAAACTGTTGTCTTAGTCAACCCCACTGAGGACACAACGGCTTCTGAG ATTCGTTCTCTGCTCACAGACTCTGCTGGGCAGAAGCTTCTTGTGCTCAGTGGTCAAGCATCAGATCAGGCTGGTGACGTCATACTGCAAAGTGGAGTCTTTACCTGCAAGCATTTCTCAGACATCATTGCTGATCCTGAG GTGAAAGGTCTACTAAGCAAGTGGGCTCCAGAGCAGAAAGCCAGTCTCACCGTGTCCTGCCAGGGAGAAGGGGGCTGGAGCTCCCTAGGCCTCATAGAGGAGAAGAGCTTTCGGGAGGTCCTGGACTACCGTCTAAACCCAGACACCACACTGCCAGAGATGGAAGGAGTCACAGAGTTCACCGAGTACATTTCGGAGACGGTGGATGTCCCATCACCCTTTGAGCTCCTGGAGCCACCCACCTCCGGGGGCTTCCTGAAGCTGTCCAAGCCCTGCTGCTACATCTTCCCTGGAGGCCGGGGAGACTCGGCCCTATTTGCCGTGAATGGCTTCAATATCCTGATCGACGGTGGATCTGACCGGAGGTCTTGCTTCTGGAAACTAGTGAGACACTTGGACCGTATAGACTCAGTCCTTCTCACACACATTGGGGCAGACAATCTGCCAGGGATCAATGGTCTCTTTCAAAGGAAGATTGCAGAGCAGCAGGAAGAAGACCAGTCACAAGGTGTCAACGGCTACGGTGACTGGATAAAGAACCTGATCTCACCAGAGCTTGGCATTGTGTTCTTTAATGTTCCCGAGAAGCTACGCTCACCTGAATCAACTTTGAAAGTTAAGAGGAGTATCGAGGAAGCCTCACTAACTCTTCAGTACCTCAGCAAGCTAGGGATAAAGCCTGAGCCACTCTCTAGGGGTGTCAGTAACACTATTGAACctgtcactctctttcacaAACTGGGTGTGGGCAAGCTAGACATGTATGTCCTCAACCCTGTGAAGGACAGTAAGGAGATGCAGTTCTTCATGCAGAAGTGGGCAGGGAACAGCAAGGCCAAAACTGGCATTGTGATGCCTAACGGGAAAGAAGGGGAAGTATCTGTTCCATATCTCACGTCTGTAAGTGCCCTGGTCGTCTGGATTCCAGCCAGCCCTACAGAGAAGATTGTAAGAGTTCTGTTCCCAGGCAATGCCCCACAGAACAAGATATTTGAGGGACTTGAAAAGCTAAAGCACCTGGATTTCTTGCGATACCCTGTTGCCACTCAAAAGGAAATGTCATCTGGAGCTCCACCACCAGTGATTAAGCAAACCAAAATGAAGCTGAGAACAGATAGTAAGGAGAGCCTAAAATCCTCACCAAAACCGAAAGCAAGCAAGAAAGAAACTAATGGACTTGATGATGCAGAATCCAAAAGTGACTCTGTCAAAGAGAGTAAAGTAGAGAAGAAAGAGGTCAAAAAAATAAAGGAGAGTGTCAATGCATCAAAACCACCCAAAGCGAAGGAAAACACAACAAAGATAGCCGAAGTGGCTAAACCGGAGAAAAAGAAACCTCTTAAAGAAAAGTCACTgaaaaaacatatcaatgagAGGGCATCTAAGATGGATGAAAagaaagataaagaaaaaaaggagataaagaaagagaaacgTGTCAAAAAAGAGGACACTgtgaagaaagaggagaaaaaagaaaccaaggcgaaggaagaaaaaaagaaggaaaccAGTGGCAAACCAGAACTAAAAAAAATTACTAAACCAGATCTGAAACCTTTCACTCCTGAGGTCAGAAAGACACTAAACAAGGCCAAGGCACAAGGAAAGCCCAAGACAGATAAGAATAAAGCAGCTAAAGAATCAGCTGAGAAAAAGGTACCTTCAAGGCAACCCTCCAAGGAACTCCTGGAGGACAGGTCATTGCTTTCATCTCCTGAGGATCTTACCAAGGACTTTGAGGCACTGAAACAGGAGATGGACAAGGAGCCAATGAAGACTGCTCAAGTTTCATCTGTGGCAGGCCTTGTAGGAGACAAAGTACTCCAGACTGTCCCTCCTGCATTCTCAGACACTAAAGTCCCCCAAATTGTGTCTCCTGATGAAGGAATAACCACAACAGATGTTGAAACAGAATCCCCTCATGAGGAGAAGAAGCCACTGAAAgaggaaaaaatccaacctCAAGGAAAATTCTCTGAGAAATATGAGGACGAGGATGCTGCctcagaggatgatgaagatgaagagtACAACATGGACACTATCAAAAGGAAACCCCTTGCAGCTAAAGGATAtgaagagaaagacaaaaagtgGCAGGATGTTAAAGACACCAAAGAAGATGTCAAGATGAAGTcaaaaaagagtgagagtgaggaagaggaagatgtgaTCGAGAAAGCAGAGTTGGAGGAGGCTGAAGATCTAGTCTGTGAAGATGAGCTGAAGTACAAAACAGATGaggcaaaaaaagagaaaactgGCAAGGACTGGGATGACAAACCCCTTGAATCTAAAGCTGCCAAAACTACAAGTGCCTCAGAGCACATCTCTTTCATTCAAGATGAGACCATTCCTGGCTACTCAGAAACTGAGCAGACCATTTCTGATGAGGAGATCCATGATGACTTGGAAGACAGGATTCCTCACCTCCGCTACGATGTTGGCTCCTATGACATTTCAGTTCCAGATGAGCCAGGTTCCTTTGACACCATCCATGGTATGAAGGAGATGAAAGCTTCAGCTATGTCTGGCATGTCTGCTTTGTCAGCAAAAGGCTACATCGGGGCCCAGGAATCTACTTTAGCGTATGCTTCCAATGTCATCATATCAGCTCCTCTGGCTGAGGAAGAACATATTTCTTCAGCTACTTCTATCACAGAATGTGACAAATTGTCATCATTCGCTACCTCCATCACTGAGGACCAGTCTATTGCTTCTGTGACGGCCCCTCAAACAGAAGAGACTTGCCGAAGCTCTCTGCTTCTGGATACGGTCAACAGCATACCCTTTTCTATTCGTACTGATGCTACCCAGGGAAAAGAGTACTTACATTCTGCAGGAACAATCTCACCAACATCCTCTCTGGAAGAGGACAAGTGCTTCAAGTCTCCTCCCTCAGAGGAATACCAGCCCATTGTTCCAGAAATGGAGGCTGGTCATAAGACTATCCCCAAGGCCCATGAggaagaagatgatgatgatgaagatgaggacCAGACACCTAATGCTGACATTTCACTGAGCAAACTTCATGAAGGATATgcttcctcttcttttctccagGACAAAGACAAAGACTTCAAGAAGTCTCCCACTGCAGtgttgcctccctctctctcttcactgtctTCATTCCCTCCTAAAGCACAAGAGGTGAAACCAGTGTCTGTTTCCAAGGATGAAACAAAGAGTGATTCCACTGAGAAATCATTCTCTCCATCACCATATTTCTCTGGCGCTTTTGATAGAAGTGCTGGCTCTGAGAGTGAGGGCCCTGATGACAGCACTGCCAGGATAGCTTCTCCCACACTTTCAGGACCAACCAGCAGTGGGTACTCACCCACAGAGGACAAGGCACCAAAGTCAGTGACAGGAGAGAAGAAGGATGAGCCCAAGATAGACTCCTACAAGTTTGACCAGTTTGAATCTGACCTTGATAAAAAGACTGTGACTTCTTCTCAAGGGAAAGACAGTGAGCTAATGGAAAGGGGGTTCTCCAGTGATAGGGCTACTTTTGATGAGTCTGAGGAAGAAGAGGACAGTGAAGATGACTACTTTGCCAAACAGGATAAAGAGAAGGAAATTCTTGGTAAGTCAAGTTTTGACAAGGAAAGGGAGGGCACATTCTTGGATGATGAGTACAGCTGTGAGCCAAAGTCCCTGAAAGATGAAAAGCAGTTTGAGAAGGAGGgaacagaaaagaaagacaagGGTGATGCTGCCTGGGATAAGAAACCTATAGCTCAGTTTCAACACTCAGATGAGGATGacgatgaagatgaagataagCCATTGGATGTCCTTCGCTCAGGAGTGACTGTGTCTGAACTGTCTTCTGAGACAAGTAAATTTGATACCATGTCcaataagtttggcagaacagAGACATCAGAAAAACAAGAGCACTCCTCAGTAGGCTTCAAGGAAAGTGAACGAAGTGTGCACTTTGACCAGTTATCCTTAGCAGAGCGTGAACACCGAAAGAAGGAGTTTGCAGAAACAAGACAAGACACTCCTTATGTAGATGGGAAAAGTTTCACTTATTCTGACATTTATGACAGCCGATCCAGTTCATCCGACTCATATTGCTATGGCTCTGAAAATCAGAAGGACCAGAAAGATAAATTTGACAAAGCTGACACAAAGGAAACACAGAAAACAGAGTCCTTCCTTTCAATGGGAACAGAGAAAAAAGCTGACAAAGATGCACCTTTGAGTTCTTTGGCGGAGCCTGATTTAAAAACCACAAGCACCCTATCAGACTTCAGTGCTATGTCTGTGGGACTTCCGACCAATACAGCAAGTAAGACCGAAAAAGAGCCTGTGCAGAAAACAGTGCAAATTAGTTCCCCTTTCTCAGATCATTCCACAATAGGTAGTTCTTTTACAGGCAAATCCTTGAGCTACCATGAAAAAGAAGCTGCCTTGGAGAGAGATGTGATACGATCAGTGTATGGTGAAggcgacgatgatgatgatgatgatgatgatgatgatgatgatgatgatgatgatggagatgaaaagtacaaatacaactACACTTTTGACAAAGAATCTAAGGCTAAATCTGAGAAAGAGTCAAAGAATCCATTTGACTTTGTACCCTCCTCAAAACTCCCTGATGTAAAAGATGTCAAAGGCAGCACACACGAGCGTGACTTCGAAACAATCGCGGGGAAAAACACAGCATCTGGTCCTTTTGGATTCTCAGACAGCACCAAAGGCACTGAAGATCTGTCACAATTTGGAAAAGGAGATGCTCCTTCACCCTTCTCATCAAGCCAGACTTCTGTTGGTCCAACAGGATTCTCCTCTGGTTTTGATTATTCCTACGGTGGTGAGAAGGAGTCTCTGCTTTTGAGTCAACAGGGAGACAAAGACAAGAAGGACACTCAAGACCAGTCATACTTACCTCTATCAATGAAGGCGACTGAGGATAAATACTACAAGGATCAGGACAAGGACCAGGACTTTGACAAGCAGAAGACACCTGACCTCCTGGGCAAGAAATCAGGTGATTCGGTGTCTCTGGGCTTTAGCTACACCACCACTGCCACTGCctactcctcttcctcttcctatAGCCACTCCTCCTCAGCCTCTGCCTCACTCAACACCAGCCGACAGTTCGGAGAGGAGCTTGAGACACCGGCCAGTGCTGGCTTTGAGTACTCCTCCTTCAAAGATGAACACTCACTGGTGATGGACTCCCCTTTTTCAAGTTCCAGTGGGCTGGTAAAGGATGAGTACCTTGAAGTCTCGGAGAAGCTCACACCTGCCACCACCACGGCTGAGTCCACCTCGAGTCTCGCTCGATTCTCTCCCCTTAGCCCCTTTGAGGAAAACAAGCCATTCCCACCACAGTCCACAGCCTCAGCAGACGACAAGAAATTATCTGCCAGCTCTGCAGGAGCCATGTCAGCTCCACAAGCAGCATGCTTTTACAAACCAGAGTGGTCAGATGACTCAAAGAGTCGAGAGCTTGGTGCATCCGGGCCATATTCTCAATTCAGCCAGACTGCAGGAAAAGATCCCATTAAGGACCTTTATGGAGTGCCTCCAAAGGCTCACTCAGAGCTGTCTGAGAAACAGTACTATGAAGACACTGAGAGTGAAAGTGAGGAGGAGGACTATGTCTGTGAAACTAAGCTCAAATCACCATGCCAAAGATCTCCATTTGATACCCACATTACAGAGAGCAGGGAAGGAGTCCTGTCTAGCTTGTCTGAGAAAAAGGTGACATCGCCTTCCGGCAAAGCTCTCCCTGATGTCCTTACCTCATATGGATCCTCATCCACAAAGCCAGACACCTCAAATGAACTAACCAAGGTAGCCACAAGCTCCCCGAATCCTTTTGGTCTGGCCAGTGGGATGATGTCCAGCCAGGCTAAAGCAGAGCCGAGAGGAGCAGAGATGGATGTCAGCAAAGTGAGGAGTCCCTTCGAGTGGGAACTGCAGCAGCAAAGAGGAATCTACCCTGgagcctctcctcctcactataGACATGAGGATGagtatgaggaagaggaggagatggaaccAGAGCATCCTCCTCGCCCTCTGTCTCTGGCATCTGCTGACCAGACCTTCCATTCCGCTTACTACACTGAGGACAGTGGTAAGCATGATGATGACTCAGATCAGCCTCCTGATGTCTGCATGGGAGCTTCCTCTTACTCCTCGACCAAGAAATCCCCAGGGTACTCAGCATCAGAGTTCAAACAGAGGAAGGGTGACATCTCTCCATCATTCATCAACCCAAGCCTCCAGCACTTTGGCagtgatgaggatgaggatagCGATCGGTCCCAGGAGGGCATTGACCAACAACATCCATCTGGCAAGGGTAGATCACAATCACACCATTCCTATGGCCACAACAGGGACATGTTTGGAGCAATGGCAGCAGGAATTGCTGCTGAAGAAACACCCCCAACCTCTGTTAGCGAGTCTTTACCTTCGCAGTCAGACTCAGATGTGCCACCTGGAACAGAGGAGTGCCCATCAAGTGAGGCACGAGAAGCCAATGTAGACTCAGACGAGGATGCAGATTTTCTGCCAGTGGATAAGTCTTCAGATATGGCTTTTGGTGGTGGAGGCTATTACTCCTCATCTAGGTCATCAGGAAAAACCCATGATCCTCCACCTGCACCCATGATGGACCCGGCTCCTCACCCCCCACACCCAGATGTGTGCATGGTGGACCCAGAGGCCCTGAACCTTGACCAGAACCTCACAGAGAAGCAGCAGCTGAAAAAAGACTTAAAGGCCAAGAGTCCCAAGAAATCCCTTGGGAAACCAAAGTCTGGCTCACCGGCAGGCAGACGCAAAAGGTCTCCAACCCCTGCAAAACAGACCTCGAAGGACTCCTCGCCTAGGAGCACTTCCTTGAAGAAGAAGGATGTTGAGAAATCATCAAGGATGTCTCGTACGTCAGATGGACAGGGTTCTAAAGAGGATGACATGTCCAGGTCAAGCTACAACCCTGCCAAAGGGCTTGTCAATGGAGTAAAGAGCTCCACAG GCTCTAACTTTTCCAAATCCAGTTCCTGTGGGAGTCCAATCTATGTGGATCTAGCCTACATTCCCAATCACTGCAGTGCAAAGAATGTAGACCAGGAGTTCTTCAAGCGTGTTCGCTCAGCCTACTATGTGGTGAGCGGGAATGACCCAGGAAGCGAGGAGCCTAGCCGCAGGGTTCTGGATGCACTGTTGGATGGAAAGGCTCAGTGGGGATCCAATCTCCAG GTGACCCTGATCCCCACGCACGACACCGAGGTGATGCGTGACTGGTACCAGCAGACACACGAGAGGCAGCAGGAGCTCAACATCATGGTGCtggccagcagcagcacggtgGTTATGCAGGACGAGTCCTTTGCCGCCTGCAAGATCGAGTTCTAA